Below is a genomic region from Staphylococcus carnosus.
AATATCGATACCTGCTGCAGCAATCGGTAATAAACCTACTGCTGTTAATACAGAATAACGTCCGCCTACATCATCAGGAACAACAAATGTTTCATATCCTTCATTTGTAGCTAATTGTTTCAAAGCACCTTTTTCTTTATCAGTAGTCGCAAAGATACGTTCTTTTGCTTCTTCTTTGCCGTATTTATCTTCTAATAATTGTTTAAAGAGTCTGAATGCAACTGCTGGTTCTGTAGTTGTTCCTGATTTAGAAATTACATTGACTGAGTAATCTTTACCATCTAAATATTGGATTAAATCGTGTAAATAAGTAGATGATAAATGATTACCTGCAAAAACAATTTCAGGATATTCATCACTTGTTCTGAATGCAGAGCTTAACATTTCAATTGCAGCACGTGCGCCTAGGTAAGAACCGCCGATTCCAACTACTACTAATACATCAGAATGTTCTTTAATACGTTTTGCCGCTTCTAAAATACGTGAAAATTCTTCTTTATCATAATCAACAGGTAAGTCCAACCATCCTAAGAAGTCACTGCCTGCACCAGTACCTTCATGAATAATACGGTGAATTGTTTTAACGATTTCTTGTTGTTGAGTTAATTCGTGTTCGCCAACAAATTTTAAAGCTTTACTATAGTCTAGCTCAATATGTGTCATATGAACTGCCTCCTGCTCTTATATTTCAACCATATTTTACTAAATTTCTGACAAAAGTTTCAATAAACTTGTTTATATATTTTGGATTACCCGCTTTATTTGTGACTAAATTGCCATGTTTCCTCCCAATTCTATTAAAAAAATCATTTCGAAGTAAAAACAAATCATTTATTCTTTTTATGTAAAATGCATAAAGAAGCCTATAACCGCCTTATCTCCGTCTCATTTAAGAGTTAATTTTCATTATTTTGTATATTTATGTAAAATATCAGTTTATTTCTCATTATGAATCTGCTATGATGTATACATGTTAAAAAATTCTAACTATTCTAACGAGGTGTAAAATTATGAAAGAAAAAATCGTGTTAGCCTATTCAGGCGGATTAGATACAAGTGTTGCAGTACAATGGCTGATCGATAAAGGTTATGACGTTGTAGCCTGCTGTTTAGATGTAGGCGAAGGAAAAGATTTAGACGAAGTTTATCAAAAAGCATTGGATATGGGAGCTATTGAATGCTATATCATTGATGCCACAGAAGAATTCAGTGATGAATATGTAAGCTATGCCATTAAAGGGAATCTAATGTATGAAAATACTTATCCTGTTGTTTCAGCATTATCAAGACCTTTAATTTCTAAAAAGTTAGTTGAAATTGCTGAAAAAACTGATGCAGTCGGAATTGCACACGGTTGTACAGGAAAAGGAAACGACCAAGTTCGTTTTGAAGTTGCAATTAAAGCTTTAAATCCTGAACTCAAAGTATTTGCACCTGTACGTGCTTGGGGATGGAGCCGTGAAGAAGAAATCGATTATGCTATCCAACATAATATTCCAGTACCTATCAATCATGATTCTCCATACTCAATCGATCAAAACTTATGGGGCCGTGCAAACGAATGCGGAATTTTAGAAGATCCATATGCAGCACCGCCTGCTGATGCGTTTGATTTAACACGAGAAATTGAAGATACACCTGATACACCAGATGAAATTGTCATTCACTTCGAAAAAGGATTACCAGTCTCTATAGATGATAAAGCCTTTCCTTTAGATGAATTGATTCTGTATTTAAATGATTTAGCAGGTAAACACGGCATCGGACGTATTGATCACGTTGAGAATAGATTAGTGGGTATCAAATCTCGTGAAATCTATGAAACACCAGGAGCTGAAGTAATTCTAAAAGCACATAAAGCTCTAGAAACAATTACGTTAACTAAAGATGTAGCACATTTTAAACCTGTAATCGAAAAACAATTTGCTGAACAAACTTATAATGGTTTATGGTTCTCACCATTAACAGATTCATTAAAATTATTTATCGATTCTACACAAGAACATGTTACTGGAGATGTGCGTGTCAAATTATTTAAAGGTAACGCTACAGTAAACGGCAGACGTTCTCCTTATTCTTTATATAATGAAAAATTAGCTACTTATACAAAAGAAGATGCATTCAACCAAGAAGCTGCAGTAGGCTTCATTGAAATTTACGGTTTACCTACTGAAGTAAATTCTATGTTGCATGGAGGTTATTCTAATGAGCAATAAAGCCTGGGGAGGAAGATTCCAATCTGAACCCGAAGCTTGGGTTGATGCTTTTAATGCTTCTATTAATTTCGACCATCTTCTAATTGATGAGGATATCCAAGGCAGCATCGCACACGCAACGATGTTAGCACAACAAGGTATCCTTACTGAAGATGAAAGTAATACTATCATCAAAGGTCTTCAAGAAATCCAACAAGACTATCATGATGGTAAAATCGAATTTACAGAAGCGTTAGAAGATATTCATTTAAATATTGAACATGAATTAATAGAAAGAATCGGTGCTGTCGGCGGTAAATTGCACACTGGCCGCAGCCGTAATGATCAAGTCGCAACAGACTTGCATCTTTATACTAAAAAAGCAGTCAAAGAAATCATCCACTTAATTCATACACTGCAAGAAACAATTGTAAAATTAGCAGATGATCACGTAGATACAATTATGCCAGGGTATACACATTTACAACGTGCACAACCTATCTCATTTGCACATCACGTTATGACTTATTTTTGGATGTTGGAACGTGACAAAAACCGCTTCGAAGATGCATTAAAGCGTATTGATATTAATCCACTAGGTGCAGCTGCTTTAAGCGGAACAACACACCCTATTGATCGAGCTAAAACACAAGAGTTATTAGACTTTGCTGCTTTATACGAAAATAGTTTAGATGCAGTCAGCGATCGTGATTTCGTAGTAGAAACACTCAACGATATCTCTTTAGTGATGATTCACCTTTCACGTTTCTCTGAAGAAATTATTTTCTGGTCAAGCGATGAAGCAAAATTCATCACGTTATCCGATTCATTCTCAACAGGTTCATCTATTATGCCTCAAAAGAAAAATCCGGATATGGCAGAATTGATTCGTGGTAAAACAGGTCGTACAACTGGTCATTTAATGAGTATGTTAATGACATTAAAAGGATTGCCGCTCGCATATAATAAAGATATGCAAGAAGATAAAGAAGGTTTATTCGATGCTGTACATACAGTTACAGGTTCGCTTCGAATTTTTGAAGGTATGTTAGCATCATTAACTGTAAATACTGATCGCTTAAATGAAACTGTGCATCAAGATTTCTCTAACGCGACTGAATTAGCAGATTATCTTGTAGAAAAAGATGTACCATTCAGAGAAGCACATGCTATTGTAGGACAAATTGTGTATTGGTGTATTCAACACGATTGTTATTTATTAGATGTGCCGCTTGAAAAATATCAAGAATTCTCATCTAGTATCGATGACACCATTTACAGCTATTTAAAACCTGAAAATTGCTTGAAACGCAGAAAAAGTTATGGCTCAACAGGTCAAGAATCTGTACGCCATCAAATTAAAGTCGCTAAAGATTTATTATAAACAAGGAAAAGTCGTTTTCTGACACATATTTGTGTATCAGAAAACGACTTTTTTATTTGTATTTAGAAGTTATTTAAATCTAGGGAATAATTCTAATGCATTTTTTCGTTCAATCGCCGCAATTTCGCTTTCACTGAATTTATGATAATTCTCTATAATCTCAATCATTTTTACTGCCTGACTTTCTGGCGCATAATGCGCGTCACTGCCGAATAATAAATGAGATTCGTCTGTTGTTTCTTTTAATGCTTCAAAAGTTGGAGGTTGTGTTGATAAAGCTGTTTCATAATAGAAATCGCTGATATATTCAGCAGGACGCTTATTCAATTCAACAGCATCTTCAAGGTTTTCAATCATCCAACTATAAGATTGATCGATTCTCCATCTTAAATATGGCAATGCACCACCTGCATGTCCTAAGATGAATTTAATATTCGGATAACGATCCATTGTACCGCTCAACACTAAATTCGCTGCTGCACGTGTCGTATTAAATGTAAATTCTAATAAGAAGTCAATTTGGCAATAATATGGTCGATTCTGATCAGCTTGTGCTGCACTTGGATGAATGAAAACAACCGCATTACGCTTATCCAGTTCTTTCATCACATCTTCAAAAATAGGATCTCCTAAGAAGTGTTCGTTATAATTGGAAAGCAAACCTACACCATCTAATTTTAATTCATCCAACGCATACTTCAATTCTTCTATGGATGCATCTACTTCTGGGAGCGGCAAGGTCGCAAAACCACCGAAACGATTCGGATATTTTTGAATCATATCAGCTTCAAAATCATTAATTTTTCTCGCAGTCTGTTTTCTTGTTTCTTTATCAAGCGGATTAAGTCCAGGATCAGAAATAGAACCGATACCGACTTCAATGCCTAAACGGTCCATATAAGCAATACTATCTTCAGGTGTCCAATCTTTGATAGGCATACCGCCTGCTTTATCCACTCCATTTTTCACTAATGCTGATTTATAAACATCTGGAATAATATGATGGTGCACATCAATAATACCCTTATTCATAATATCGTTCCCCTTTTCTAAAATCATTTGAGCTTATCTCTGAACATTCGCTCTCTACCCTTTTCTTAAAAAATTCATTCTTGATTCTAAGAAATAGGAAACATATGAATAAATATTAAAAGATACTGCTAGTCAAACGCAGACAAAATCTGCTTTTTCAAATATCTTTAAAAACAAAAAAACGACTACACCAGTATACTCTGGTATAGCCGTTTCCCAAAAAATTTTTAAATTAAGCCCATCCGCGGTAACGTGCAGCTTCTGCTGTACGTTTAATACCTACGATATACGCAGCTAAACGCATGTCGATTTTACGGTTTTGTGCTAATTCATAAATATCATTAAATGCTGTAACTAATTTATCACGCATTTTTTCGTTAACTTCTTCTTCTGTCCAGTAGTAACCTTGGTTATTTTGTACCCATTCGAAGTAAGATACTGTTACACCGCCGGCACTAGCTAAAACGTCTGGTACTAAAAGAATACCGCGTTCATGTAAAATACGAGTAGCTTCTAACGTAGTTGGACCATTTGCTGCTTCTATTAAGATATCCGCTTTAATATTCGGCGCATTTTCTTTAGTAATTTGGTTTTCAATTGCAGCTGGAATTAAGATGTCGCAATCTAATTCGAATAACTCTTTATTTGAAATTGTTTCTTCAAATAAGTTTGTTACAGTACCAAAGCTGTCTCTGCGATCTAATAGGTAATCGATATCTAAACCTTCTGGATCAGATAATGCACCATATGCATCAGAGATACCCACAATTTTAGCACCTTTATCAAATAAGAATTTCGCTAAGAAACTTCCTGCATTACCAAAACCTTGAATTACGATTTTAGCACCGTTTAAGTCTAAGTCGCGTAATTTAGCCGCTTGTTCAATTGCGATAACCACACCAAGTGCAGTTGAACGGTCACGTCCTTGTGATCCACCTAATACAATTGGTTTACCAGTGATAAATCCAGGTGAATTGAATTTATCTAATGCACTGTACTCATCCATCATCCAAGCCATGATTTGAGAGTTTGTCATTACGTCTGGTGCTGGAATATCTTTAGATGGTCCAACAATTTGTGAAATTGCGCGAACATATCCGCGTGATAAGCGTTCAACTTCGTGAATGCTCATTTGACGAGGGTCGCAAATAATACCGCCTTTACCGCCACCGTATGGTAAGTCAACGATTCCACATTTCATTGTCATCCACATTGACAATGCTTTTACTTCGTCCACGTTAACATTAGGGTGGAAACGCACGCCGCCTTTAGTAGGACCAACTGCGTCATTATGTTGCGCACGGTATCCTGTGAAAGTTTTAACAATACCATCATCCATTCTTACAGGGATACGTACTTCTAAAAATCTCAATGGTTCTTTAACTAAATCATACATGCCGTCATCAAAGCCTAATTTATGCAAAGCTTCTTTAATAATTTGTTGTGTAGACGCCACTAAATTATTATTCTCAGTCATAATCCTTTTCGCCTCTTTTTCCTAACAATGATTTCGCTTTCATTTGTATTGTAACATAAGCTTATCCTTTTTAAAGGGTTTTCATTCCTTTTGTTACAACTTTTTGAACTTAGCTGAATACTTTCTTAATACGTTCCAATGCATCGTCGATTTCTTCTTTTGTAATAATCAATGGCGGTGCAAAACGAATCACTGTATCATGAGTTTCTTTGCATAATAAACCTTCTTCTTTTAACGCCTCAGCATAAGGTCTTGCATCTTCATTTAATTCAACACCGATAAACAATCCGCGTCCGCGAACTTCTTTAATCACAGGATTATCAATTTTTTTCAATTCATCTTGGAAATATTCGCCAAGTTCACGTGAGCGCTCAGCTAATTTTTCATCTTCCAACACATCTAAGGCTGCAATTGAAACTGCTGCAGCTAATGGGTTACCACCGAATGTAGAACCGTGTGATCCTGGTGTGAAGACATCTAACACTTCACTGTCTGCTGCTACTGCAGAAATCGGTAATACACCGCCGCCTAAAGCTTTACCTAAGATATAAACGTCTGGTTTTACACCATCCCAATCTGTCGCAAACGTTTTACCTGAACGGCCAAGTCCTGATTGGATTTCATCAGCGATAAATAATATATTGTTTTCGTCAGCTAATTTGCGGATTTCTTTTAAATAGCCTTCTGGCGGTACATTAATACCTGCTTCACCTTGAATCGGCTCAACTAAAATAGCTGCAGTGTTTTCATTAATCGCATCTTTTAATTGATCTACATCACCGAAGTCTACTTTAAGGAATCCTTCTAGTAATGGACCATATCCACGTTGATACTCCGCTTCTGATGATAATGAAACTGGCGCCATAGTACGACCATGGAAGTTGCCGTTAAAAGCAATGATTTCTGCTTTATCCGGTTCAATATCTTTATGTTCATATGCCCAACGACGCGCAGCTTTAACTGCAGTTTCTACTGCTTCTGCACCTGTATTCATTGGTAATACTTTTTCTTTTCCAGTCAATTCGCTGACTTTTTCATACCAATCCCCAAGGTTATCACTGTTAAATGCACGAGAAACTAAAGTGACTTTATCTGCTTGTTCCTTTAAAGCTTCGATGACTTTCGGATGACGGTGTCCTTGGTTAACAGCTGAATATGCCGCTAACATATCCATGTATTTATTGCCTTCTGGATCAGTTATCCAAATCCCTTCAGCTTCAGAAATGACAATCGGTAGTGGTTTATAGTTCGGCGCACCATAGTGTTCTGTCTTTTTGATAATATCTTCAGATTTTGTCATAAATTTCTCCTCCTTAGATTCCCTTTTGTTTTTTTATTTATTTTGTTACTGCAACGTATTATTCGGTTGTGCAATTTTTAATTTTATTTTCGAAAAAAATCACATTATAGCGTTCTGATCACCAGAGTAAAACTATAATGTGATTCTTTATTCATTTAATCAGTGATGACTTAAATATCTTATAGATGTTCTGAAACTGTACGGCCTTGCATGTGTAATACTAGATAATCAGGGCCGCCTGCTTTTGAGTCTGTACCTGACATTTTGAAACCGCCGAATGGTTGATATCCTACTACAGCACCTGTGCAGCCACGGTTGAAGTATAAGTTTCCGACCATGAAGTCGCGACGTGCTTGTTCAAGTTTGAAGCGGTTGTTAGAAATAACAGCACCTGTTAAACCATATTCAGTTGCATTCGCGTATTCGATTGCTTGATCGAAATCTTTAGCTTTAGTGATACCCACTACTGGACCGAAGATTTCTTCTTGCATTACACGGTCATCATATTTTAAATCTGCAAAGATTGTTGGGTAAACAAAGTTTCCGATTTCATCATCGACTTTGCCGCCTACAACTAAGCGTCCTTCTTTTTCTCCGACTTTCAAGTAGTCTTTGATTTTATTTAATGCTTTTTCATCAATAACTGGACCCATGAAGTTATCATATTCCGCTGAATCACCAACTGTTAATTTTTCAGTTGCTGTTTTTAAGCGTTCAATCAAATCATCATAAACATCGTCTACAGCGATAACACGTGAACATGCTGAACATTTTTGTCCAGAGAATCCAAACGCTGAGTATACAATTGCATCGGTTGCCACATCTAAATCTGCTTCGCTGTCTACAACGATAGTATCTTTACCGCCCATTTCAGCAATAACACGTTTCAAGTGGTTTTGTCCTTCTTGAATTTGAGATGCTTTTTGCATGATGCTTGTACCTACATTTTTAGAACCAGTGAATGAAATTAAGCCAACATCTTTATTTTCAACTAAATAATCACCGATGTCGCTAGAATCACCAGGAATCCAGTTAACTACCCCTTTAGGAAGACCTGCTTCTTCTAATACTTCCATAAATTTATAAGAAATAACTGGTGTATTTGATGATGGTTTTAATAATACAGTGTTACCAGTAACCACTGGTGCTACTGTAGTACCCGCCATAATTGCATAAGCAAAGTTCCAAGGAGAAATAACCACTGATACGCCTATTGGCAAGTAGTCGTATTGGTTGTATTCACCTGGTCGTGAATTTACAGGTTTACCATCTTTTAATTTCAGCATTTGACGACCATAATATTCCATAAAGTCAATTGCTTCTGCAGTATCTGCATCTGCTTCTTTCCATGGTTTTCCGCCTTCTTTAGTTAAAAGTGCTGAAAATTCATGTTTGCGACGACGTGTAATTGCAGCAGCTCTGAATAAGATATCTGCTCTTACTTCAGGTGCAACATTACGCCAAGTTTTGAAAGCTTCTTTTGCTGCATCTACAGCTTTAGCAGCTAACTCTTTGTTTGCTTTAGAAACATAACCAATTGTTTCGTCTCTATTAGATGGGTTAAATGAACGAACCTTATCGTCAGTGAAAATACGTTCACCATTAATAATAAGTGGATACTCTCTGCCTAAGTCATCTTCCACCTTTTTGAGTGCTTTTTCATAAGCCTCTCTATTTTCTGCTTTAGAAAAATCTGTAAATGGTTCATGTTGATATGGAATCATTTTAATCCCCCTTTGTTTAGTGTAAAAATTGTTAAGAAAGCCCTTACATTCACTATAATTACATAAATTCATGTCGATGTAAAAGGAAAATCTTCAAAATTGCGAAAATTTTTAATTCGGTATTTTCAAATTACCCGACACGATGCAAATTATAAGGATTTAGCGAAATTTTACATCAATAAATTTCTGATGACAAATCAAATAATCTATATAAAAACTGCATATCCAAATTGAATATGCAGCTTCATAAAATTATTTATCATCTTTTCTAGGTAACGGATAAAAACCTTGATCAAATTGTTTCCATAAATTAGGCGGTAATTCATGTTTATCTTCTCGAGTAGGATCAAAGTAAGAAATAATTTCATCTGTTTTACCATCTTTAATTTTTTCAATAAAGCGAGGGTCTAATAACAATTCACGACCTAGTGCGATAAACTCTAC
It encodes:
- the argH gene encoding argininosuccinate lyase, translated to MSNKAWGGRFQSEPEAWVDAFNASINFDHLLIDEDIQGSIAHATMLAQQGILTEDESNTIIKGLQEIQQDYHDGKIEFTEALEDIHLNIEHELIERIGAVGGKLHTGRSRNDQVATDLHLYTKKAVKEIIHLIHTLQETIVKLADDHVDTIMPGYTHLQRAQPISFAHHVMTYFWMLERDKNRFEDALKRIDINPLGAAALSGTTHPIDRAKTQELLDFAALYENSLDAVSDRDFVVETLNDISLVMIHLSRFSEEIIFWSSDEAKFITLSDSFSTGSSIMPQKKNPDMAELIRGKTGRTTGHLMSMLMTLKGLPLAYNKDMQEDKEGLFDAVHTVTGSLRIFEGMLASLTVNTDRLNETVHQDFSNATELADYLVEKDVPFREAHAIVGQIVYWCIQHDCYLLDVPLEKYQEFSSSIDDTIYSYLKPENCLKRRKSYGSTGQESVRHQIKVAKDLL
- a CDS encoding argininosuccinate synthase, which translates into the protein MKEKIVLAYSGGLDTSVAVQWLIDKGYDVVACCLDVGEGKDLDEVYQKALDMGAIECYIIDATEEFSDEYVSYAIKGNLMYENTYPVVSALSRPLISKKLVEIAEKTDAVGIAHGCTGKGNDQVRFEVAIKALNPELKVFAPVRAWGWSREEEIDYAIQHNIPVPINHDSPYSIDQNLWGRANECGILEDPYAAPPADAFDLTREIEDTPDTPDEIVIHFEKGLPVSIDDKAFPLDELILYLNDLAGKHGIGRIDHVENRLVGIKSREIYETPGAEVILKAHKALETITLTKDVAHFKPVIEKQFAEQTYNGLWFSPLTDSLKLFIDSTQEHVTGDVRVKLFKGNATVNGRRSPYSLYNEKLATYTKEDAFNQEAAVGFIEIYGLPTEVNSMLHGGYSNEQ
- the pruA gene encoding L-glutamate gamma-semialdehyde dehydrogenase, which translates into the protein MIPYQHEPFTDFSKAENREAYEKALKKVEDDLGREYPLIINGERIFTDDKVRSFNPSNRDETIGYVSKANKELAAKAVDAAKEAFKTWRNVAPEVRADILFRAAAITRRRKHEFSALLTKEGGKPWKEADADTAEAIDFMEYYGRQMLKLKDGKPVNSRPGEYNQYDYLPIGVSVVISPWNFAYAIMAGTTVAPVVTGNTVLLKPSSNTPVISYKFMEVLEEAGLPKGVVNWIPGDSSDIGDYLVENKDVGLISFTGSKNVGTSIMQKASQIQEGQNHLKRVIAEMGGKDTIVVDSEADLDVATDAIVYSAFGFSGQKCSACSRVIAVDDVYDDLIERLKTATEKLTVGDSAEYDNFMGPVIDEKALNKIKDYLKVGEKEGRLVVGGKVDDEIGNFVYPTIFADLKYDDRVMQEEIFGPVVGITKAKDFDQAIEYANATEYGLTGAVISNNRFKLEQARRDFMVGNLYFNRGCTGAVVGYQPFGGFKMSGTDSKAGGPDYLVLHMQGRTVSEHL
- a CDS encoding Glu/Leu/Phe/Val family dehydrogenase, yielding MTENNNLVASTQQIIKEALHKLGFDDGMYDLVKEPLRFLEVRIPVRMDDGIVKTFTGYRAQHNDAVGPTKGGVRFHPNVNVDEVKALSMWMTMKCGIVDLPYGGGKGGIICDPRQMSIHEVERLSRGYVRAISQIVGPSKDIPAPDVMTNSQIMAWMMDEYSALDKFNSPGFITGKPIVLGGSQGRDRSTALGVVIAIEQAAKLRDLDLNGAKIVIQGFGNAGSFLAKFLFDKGAKIVGISDAYGALSDPEGLDIDYLLDRRDSFGTVTNLFEETISNKELFELDCDILIPAAIENQITKENAPNIKADILIEAANGPTTLEATRILHERGILLVPDVLASAGGVTVSYFEWVQNNQGYYWTEEEVNEKMRDKLVTAFNDIYELAQNRKIDMRLAAYIVGIKRTAEAARYRGWA
- a CDS encoding amidohydrolase family protein, with the protein product MNKGIIDVHHHIIPDVYKSALVKNGVDKAGGMPIKDWTPEDSIAYMDRLGIEVGIGSISDPGLNPLDKETRKQTARKINDFEADMIQKYPNRFGGFATLPLPEVDASIEELKYALDELKLDGVGLLSNYNEHFLGDPIFEDVMKELDKRNAVVFIHPSAAQADQNRPYYCQIDFLLEFTFNTTRAAANLVLSGTMDRYPNIKFILGHAGGALPYLRWRIDQSYSWMIENLEDAVELNKRPAEYISDFYYETALSTQPPTFEALKETTDESHLLFGSDAHYAPESQAVKMIEIIENYHKFSESEIAAIERKNALELFPRFK
- a CDS encoding ornithine--oxo-acid transaminase; the protein is MTKSEDIIKKTEHYGAPNYKPLPIVISEAEGIWITDPEGNKYMDMLAAYSAVNQGHRHPKVIEALKEQADKVTLVSRAFNSDNLGDWYEKVSELTGKEKVLPMNTGAEAVETAVKAARRWAYEHKDIEPDKAEIIAFNGNFHGRTMAPVSLSSEAEYQRGYGPLLEGFLKVDFGDVDQLKDAINENTAAILVEPIQGEAGINVPPEGYLKEIRKLADENNILFIADEIQSGLGRSGKTFATDWDGVKPDVYILGKALGGGVLPISAVAADSEVLDVFTPGSHGSTFGGNPLAAAVSIAALDVLEDEKLAERSRELGEYFQDELKKIDNPVIKEVRGRGLFIGVELNEDARPYAEALKEEGLLCKETHDTVIRFAPPLIITKEEIDDALERIKKVFS